CTGGATGCGGCCCGGATGCCGCGCCGCTCCACCCTGGTCGATCGTCGGGTGTTGCGCATCACCGCGGTGTCGATCGTGCTGGGCGTGCTGGCTGCGCTGATTGCGCGGTTGCTGACGGCTCTTATCGGCGTGGTGACCAATCTGGCCTTCTACGGCCGCTGGTCCACCGCGTTCTCCTCGCCTGCCGACGCGGTGCCCCGACTGGGCTGGTGGGTGGTGCTGGTGCCGGTGGTCGGCGGCCTGATCGTGGGCGTGATGGCGCGCTGGGGTTCGCGCGCGATTCGCGGCCACGGCATCCCCGAGGCGATGGAGCAGGTACTGCTCAATGAGTCGAAGATTCCGCCGCGGATCACCTTCCTGAAGCCGATCTCCTCGGCGATCGCGATCGGCACCGGCGGCCCGTTCGGCGCCGAGGGTCCGATCATCGCCACCGGCGGCGCGCTGGGTTCGTTCATCGGCCAGGTGCTGAAGGTAACCGGCAGCGAGCGCAAGGTGCTGCTGGCGGCGGGTGCGGCCGCGGGCATGGCCGCGGTGTTCTCGGCGCCGATCGCGGCGGTGGTGCTGGCGGTGGAGCTGCTGTTGTTCGAGCTGCGCCCGCGCTCGCTGATCCCGGTGGCGCTGGCTTGCGTGGCTTCGACCGGTACGCGATACCTGCTGCAGGGTTCGACCGCGGTGTTTGCGATGGGAGCGGTGGCGTCGCCGGGAGCGATGGCCTTGCTCGTCTACGTGCTGCTCGGCGCGCTGATCGGCGTGGTCAGCGTGTGGACCACCCGCATCGTCTACGGCATCGAAGACCTGTTCGAGAAGCTGCCCATCCACTGGATGTGGTGGCCGGCGATCGGCGGACTGGTGGTCGGTGCGGTCGGCTACTTCGCGCCGCTGACCCTGGGCGTGGGCTATACCAACATCGAGGACATCCTCAACGGCAAGCTGACGCTGACCGCGCTGGCCTTCCTGTGCGTGATGAAATTCATCTCCTGGTCGATCGCGCTGGGCAGCGGCACCTCGGGCGGCACGCTGGCACCGCTGTTCACCATCGGCGGTGCGCTGGGTGCGCTGGTCGGCATCGGCATCGCCGCCGTGGCGCCGCAATTTGGCGTGGATCCCCGCATTGCCGCACTGGTCGGCATGGCGGCTATCTTCGCCGGCGCCTCACGCGCGCTGCTCACCGCGGTGGTGTTCGCGTTCGAGACCACCGGCCAGCCCGCGGGGCTGCTGCCGTTGCTGGGCGGTTGCACCGCGGCCTACCTGATCTCGGCCCTGATGATGCGCAACACCATCATGACCGAGAAGATCGTGCGGCGTGGCGTGCGCGTGCCATCCGAATACGTGGCCGATTACCTCGACCAGGTCGGGGTGGGCGAGGCCTGCACGCGCGACGTGGTGACCCTGGACAACACGCAGACGCTGGCTGAAGTGCGTCGCTGGCTGGCCGAGGACGTCGAGCAGACCCAGCACCAGGGTTACCCGGTGCTGGACGAACACCGCCGCGTGCTTGGCGTGCTGACCCGGCGCAGCCTGCTCGACCCGCAGTGGCACTACACGCTGAGCCTGGGCGAACTGCTGACCCGGCCGCCGATCGCGGTCAGCGAGGCACATTCACTGCGCGAGGCGGCGGACCACATGGTGGCCGAGAGCGTGGGTCGGCTGGTCGTGGTGAGCAAGGACGATCCGCACAAGCTGGTGGGCATCATCACCCGCGGTGACATCCTGGCGGCCCATGCGCGACGCCTGCGCGAAGCGCGGCACTCGGCCCGCCACCTGCGTTTCCGTGACGGCCTGAAGCCGCGGCCGGCGCAGTAAGGTGCTGAAACAAGAAACGGCCCGCAAGGGCCGTTTTTTTTCGGGAAGCGGGCGACGCGACGAATCACATCTCCCGGTCGCCGATCAGCACCACGTCGGCGGGACGCTGCGCAAACAGGCCCACGGTGACGATGCCGGGCAACTGATTCAGTTCGCTTTCGAGCGCGGCCGGGTCGACGATCTGCCAGCCGTGCACGTCGATGATCCAGTTGCCGTTGTCGGTGACCACGCCGTCGCGCCACACCGGGTTGCCGCCGCGCTTGACGATCTCGCGGCCGATCAGGCTGCGCGCCATCGGGATCACCTCGATCGGCACCGGGAACTTGCCGAGCAGGTCGACCCGCTTGCTGGAATCGATGATGCAGACGAACTTCTCGCTGGCCGCCGCCACGATCTTCTCGCGGGTCAGCGCCGCGCCGCCGCCCTTGATCAGCCGCTTGTACGGATCGCATTCGTCGGCGCCGTCGATGTAGATGGTCAGCGGACCGGCGGCGTTGAGGTCGAGCACCGGGATGCCGAGGCGCTTCAGCTGCGCGGTCGACTGCTCCGAGCTCGACACCGCACCCTGGATGCGATCCTTCAGGTCGGCCAGCGCATCGATGAAGAACGCCACGGTGGAGCCGGTGCCGACGCCCACGATGGCGCCGTCCTCGACGTAGCGGATGGCGGCTTCGCCGGCCAGCTTTTTCTCGTTTGCGTTGCTCATGGATGGTTTCCGGTGAAAGGGGGTCGGGTGACGTTCATTCCAGCGCCAGGATGTATTTCCAGTGCGCCGCATCGACCGGCATCACCGACAGCCGGTTGCCCTTGCGCAGCAGCGGCATCTCGGCCAGTGCGGGATCGTTCTTCATTTCGTCCAGGCTGATCGTGCGCTTGAGCTTCTTCACGAACTTCACGTCGACCAGCATCCAGCGCGGATTGTCGCGCGAGCTGCCGGGGTCGAAATACTTGCTCTTCGGATCGAACTGGCTGGGATCGGGGTACGCGTCGGTGGCCACTTCGGCGACGCCGACGATGCCGGGCACAGCGCAGTTGGAGTGGTAGAAGAACACCTTGTCGCCGGGGCGCATGCCGTCGCGCATGAAGTTGCGCGCCTGGTAGTTGCGCACGCCGTCCCAGGCTTCGCGCTTCTTGCGCTTGAGGTCGTCGATCGAGAACGCGTCCGGTTCGGACTTCATCAGCCAGTGGTTCACGCGGGAGTCTCCGGTTCTGAATCGGGCCTGGTGCAGTCGATCAGCTCGCGCTCGGTGGCGACGAAGTCGAGCGGGACATCCCAGTCCTCTTCCTCGACTTCGGGCAATTCCTGGAACGCATAGGCGATGCCGACCAGCAGCGGCTCGGTGGGGCGCACCTGTTCGTTGAGGAAGGCGAAGCTGCGGTCGTAGTAGCCGCCGCCGTGGCCGAGCCGGTTGCCGCGGCGGTCGAAACCGAGCAGCGGCACCAGCACCAGGTCGATCTGGAACGGCTCCAGCAATTCGGGCGGATCGACCGGCTCGGGAATGCCGTAACGATTGGGCTGCACCCCGTCGCCCGCCTTCCACGGTGCGAAGCGCAGTTGCCGGCCCGCGCCGATCACCGGCAGCAGGAATTGCTGGCCACGCGTGGCCAGCGGCGGGATCACCAGGTTCAACGGCAGTTCGCCGTGGCTGGCCCAGTAGCCCGCCACGCGGGCGTCGGTGAAATACTCGGGCAGTTGCTCCAGGCTGCGGCGCAGGCCCTGGGCGGCGGCGATGCGTTCGGCCGGCGGCAAGGCGCGGCGGCGTTCGGCCAGTTGCTGACGCAGATCGCGGCGTTGGGCGTTGACGTCCACGTGGCGCGCGGCTCCGGCGTGATCGTCCCGTTCGTGGCTCGACGAACGGGACGGGGGAAAGAAGTGGCGCAGACCGCGATGCCGCTGCCCACCGAACGACCTTGATCCAAGATGGATCAGGTGGGAGGGTTACATGGTCTAAAGGCTTTCCGCACGCGGCGGACATGCACAACAACCGATGTGAAACCGACCCGGGGCCGTATGTAGGAACAAGGCAAATGTAAGAGTGTGCTGGCGCACATCGCAGAAAACGCCGGGTGTCATTTTAGGCGCTTGATCCGCAATGTGCCACTGGCGCGATGGATGTCGCAGGCTGCGGTTCAGCGCCTCGGCACTTCGTGCTCGAACGCGTCGTCGAGCTTGCGCTGCAAGGTGGCAAGGCCGTCGCTCAGGCGCTGTTCCTGGCTTTCGTGCTGCTTGCGCAGGCCGAGGAACTCGTGCGCGACGCTGATCGCGGCCAGCACGGCCAGTCGTTCGAAGCTGGGTGCCTTGGCGTTCGCGCGCAGCTCGCGCATCTTGCGGTCGAGAAAGCCGGCGGCTTCGAGCAGGCCTTCGCGCTCTTCCGGCGCGCAGGCGATCAGGAACTCTCGGTCGATCAGTCGCAGCGCGACCGGTTCACTGGCGGGTGTGCTCATCAGCCGTTGCTCTCCAGCGACTTCAGGCGCTGGATCATCGCCTCCACGCGGCTGCGGGCCTGTTCGTTGCGCGCCATCAGGCCGGCGCGTTCGCCGGACAGCTGTTCCTGGCTCTGCCGCAGGCTGCGGTTTTCCTCGTTCAGCCGACGCACCGTTTCCAGCAAATGGTCAAGCTGGCGGGCCAGCGCGGCCAACTGCTGGTGGACCGGATCGGACGGGGCGGGATCGGGCGTGCTCATGGCCGAAACTATAGCAGGACGTTGCGGGAAATCTGCGAGCCGGTCGACGGGTGCGGAGGGCGCCGCCCGGTGCATTAAACTGGCCGTCATTCTTGCGAAGGAGCACCGCCATGGCGGCTACCGGGCCGATCGGCCACGACGATATCGATGCGCTGGTCATGCGTCTGCGCCTGGGCACCGAAGCCAGCGAACTGCACGGGTCGCTGTGCGGCTACCTGGCCGGCGGCGCCCGTCCGCAGGGCGGCGACGTGCTTGCCGCGCTGCAGCTGGATGGCGAGGCGACCGACCCCACGGACGAGGATCTTGCGCTGCTGCAGCGGCTGACCCGCCAGTGCGAGCGCGAGCTGGCCGACAGCGAACTGGGCTTCGAGCCGCTGCTGCCCGATGACGATCGCCCGCTGCTCGAACGCGCCGAGGCGGTGGTGGACTGGTGTCGCGGCTTCCTCGGCGGCTTCGGCCTGGCCGGTACCGCGGCGCACGCGTCATTGTCGGAGGAGGCGCAGGAGATCCTGCGCGACTTCGGCACCATCGCCGCCTCGTCGTTCGACTTCAACAACGAGGACGAAGACGAGGACGCGCTGATCGAGGTGCAGGAGTTCGTGCGGGTCGGCGCGCTGCTGCTGCATGCCGAGTGCAACCGGCACGATCCGGCGTCCAGCGGCAGCGTGCATTGATACCGGTCGAACACGGCTCGACCCCTGCGGCGATCGACCCCGAGGAATTCGCCCGTCGCCGTCGCCAGCTGATGAAGATGGCCGGCGAGGATGCGGTGCTGCTGGTCGCCGCCGCGCCCGAGCGCATGCGCAACGCGGACGCCGCCTGGCCGTACCGGCAGGACTCGGATTTCCACTACCTCGCTGGCTTCCCGGAAAGCGACGCCGTGCTGGCGCTGTTGCCCGGACGCCAGCACGGCGAAGTGGTGCTGTTCTGTCGCGAGCGTGATGCCGAGCGCGAGCGCTGGCACGGCCATGCGATCGGCACCGAACAGGCGGTGGCCGGCTACGGCATGGACGATGCGTTCCCGATCGACGACATCGACGACATCCTGCCCGGCATGATCGAGGGCCGCGCCCGCGTGTATTGCCACTTCGGCCGCGAGCCCCAGTTCGATGCGCAACTGCTGGGCTGGATGCGCCGCCTGCGCCAGTTGCGCGGCGGCGGCGTGGTGCCCAAGGAATTCGTGGCGCTGGGCCACCTGTTGCACGACCTGCGGCTGTACAAGTCGAAGGCCGAGCTGCGGCTGATGCGCACGGCGGCCGGGATCGCGGTGGAAGCGCACATGGCGGCGCTGGGCGCGGCCACGCCGGGACGCCACGAGTACGAGGTGGAGGCCGAGCTGCTGCGGGTCATGCGCAGCCGCGGCGCGGTGCCGGCGTTCGTGCCGATCGTCGCCGGCGGCACCAACGCCTGCGTGATGCACTATCAGAACAACCGGGCGCGACTGCGTGACGGCGACCTGCTGCTGATTGATGCGGGCGCCGAATGGGATTGCTACGCCTCCGACATCAGCAGGACATTTCCCGTCAACGGGCGTTACAGCCGCGAGCAGCGGGCGCTGTATGAAGTGGTGCTGGCCGCCCAGCTGGCGGCGATCGACGAGGTCCGTCCCGGCCGTCCGTTCAACGCGGCGCATCTCGCGGCGGTGCGCGTGCTGAGCGAGGGTCTGTGCGAACTCGGCCTGCTCAAGGGCGGCGCCGATGCGGCGGTGGCCGATGGCAGCTATCAGCGGTTCTTCCCGGCCAAGACCGGCCACTGGCTGGGGCTGGACGTGCATGACGTGGGCGACTACCGCATCGACGGCGAGTCGCGCCTGCTCGAGCCGGGCATGGTGTTGACCGTCGAGCCGGGTCTTTACGTGCCGCCGGACGACCGCTCGGTGGCCGAGCGCTGGCGCGGCATCGGCATCCGCATCGAGGACGACGTGGCGGTCACCCGCGACGGCAACGAGGTGCTCACCGCGGCGATGCCCCGCCAGGCCGAGGAGATCGAGGCACTGCTGGCCGCGCGCTAGCTCAACTCGTCCGGCAGTTCGGCGTCGCTGCGCAGACGATTCGCCTCGTCCGTGGCGTGCACCTCGTACCACATCGCGTTGAGGATGGCGAAGGCGCAAGCCAGGCCCAGGCCGAGGATCCACGAGAAATACCACATCGGTTCGTACTCCTCTCAATAACCGCCGTGCGCCTTGCGCACCTGCTCCAGCGTCACCCGTCCGCGCATCACCCGATAGACCCAGCCGGTATAGAGGATGACGATCGGCAACAGCACCGCGGTGACCAGCAGCATCAGTTGCAGGGTGCCGCGACTGGACGAGGCATCCCATACGGTCAGGCCGGAGCGCGGGTCCAGGCTGGAGGGCAGCAGGAACGGAAACAGCGCGAAGCCGGCCGAGGCGATCGTGCTGCCCACCATCAGGCTGCTGGCGATGAAGCCGGCCACGCTGCGCCGGCCGATCAGCGCCTGCACGCCCACGGCCGAGGCCAGCGCCAGCAACGGCGCCACCCAGAACCACGGATACTGCATGTAGCCCGCAAACCAGCTGCCACCCACCGCGACCTGCTTGAACAATGGGTTGGCCGGGCCGTCGGTCACCACCGGTCCGGCGATGGCAAAACCGGGAACACCCCAGGCCAGCCACACCCCGGCCAGCACGTACAGCACGGCGAACAGCAGGGTGGTCCAGCGTCCGACCGTCACCGCCCGCGCCGCGATCGCGTGGTCAGCCTTCATCGCGGCGAAACAGCTGCCATGCGCCAGCAGCATCGCCAGCGAGACCAGGCCGCACAGCAGCGCGAACGGATGCAGCAGGTCGAAGAAGCCGCCCTGCCAGCTCATCCGCAGATCGCCGTCGAAACGGAACGGCAGGCCCAGGAACAGATTGCCGAACGCCACGCCGGCCACCAGCATCACCACCACGCCGGATGCGCTGAGCACCCAGTCCCACGCTGATGCCCAGCGCGGGTCGTGGATCTTGCCGCGGAAATTGAAGCCGACCGGGCGCAGGATCAGTGCCAGCAGCACCAGCGCGATGGCGAAGTACATGCCCGAGAACGACACCGCGTACAGCATCGGCCAGGCCGCGAAGGTGGCGCCGCCGGCCAGGATGAACCACACCTGGTTGCCTTCCCAGGTCGGCTCGATGCCTTCCAGCAGCACCTGTCGTTCCTCGTTGTCGCGGCCCAGCACCTTCAGCAACGCGGCCACGCCGAAGTCGAAGCCGTCCATGATCGCGAAGCCGATCAGCAGCGTGCCGAGGATGGCCCACCAGATCACCCGCAAGGTTTCATAGTCAAACATCGCCGTTCTCCTTTGCCTCCTCTCCCCCTCGGGGAGAGGATTGAGGTGAGGGGCGGGCGCTCGCCATGGTGCTGATCGAAGCACGCTTCAATGTGTGCACCTCGCCAGCCCGGCCCATCATCCCAACCCTCTTCCCGCAGGCGAGGGGGAGCCATCCGTGGACGGCCAGATGCCCAGGCCATCCGGCCCCTTGCGCACGAACTTCAGCATCAGGAACACGTCGATCACCGCCAGCGCGGTATAGAACAGCACGAAGCCGCCCAGCGACGTCATTACCTGGCCTGCGCTCACCGACGACACGCCCAGCGCGGTGGGCAATACGCCCTCGATGGCCCACGGCTGGCGGCCGTACTCGGCGACGATCCAGCCCAGCTCGATCGCGACCCAAGGCAGCGGCAGACTCCACAAGGCCAGGCGCAGATACCAGCGCTGCGTATCGAGCTGGCGCGTGCTGGCCTTCCAGAACGAGAAGGCGAACAGCGCGATGAAATAGAAGCCGCAGCCGACCATGATGCGGAACGCCCAGAACAGCACCGGCACGTTCGGGATGGTGCTGTCGGCGGCCTTCTGGATGTCTGCCGGGGTGGCCTGGCGCGGGTCGTCCACGTACTTCTTCAGCAGCAACGCATAGCCCAGGTCCTTGTCGTGCGCGGCCAGCGTGGCCCTGGCTTTTGCGTTGTCCCGGTCCTGACGCAGCACCAGCATGGCGTCGTAGGCCTGGATGCCGGTGCCGATCCGACCCTTGGCGGTCTCCACCAGTTCGGCGATGCCGGGCATCGTCTCGTCGATCGAACGGGTGCCGATCAGGCCCATGACCCAGGGAATCTTCACGGCATAGTCCGTGCTGCGTCGTTGCACGTCCGGAAGGCCAAACACGGTGAACGAGGCCGGCGCCGGCTCGGTGTGCCACATCGCCTCGATCGCGGCCATCTTCATCTTCTGGTTCAGCGACACCGTGTAGCCCGAGGCATCGCCGAGCACCACCACCGACAGCGCCGCAGCCAGGCCGAAGCTTGCGGCCACCGTCATCGAGCGTTTGGCGAAATCCACGTTGCGGCCGCGCAGCAGGTACCACGCGCTGATCGACAGCACGAACATCGCGCCCAGCACGTAGCCGGCGCTCACCGTGTGCACGAATTTCTCCTGCGCCACCGGGTTGAAGAACACCTCGGAGAACGAGGTCACCTCCATCCGCATCGTGGTCGGGTTGAACGCCGAACCGACCGGATGCTGCATCCACGCGTTGGCGACCAGGATCCACAACGCCGACAGGCTGGTGCCCAGCGCGAGGAACCAGGTCACCAGCAGGTGCTTGATCCGCGAGATGCGATCCCAGCCCATGAAGAACACGCCGATCAGGGTGGCCTCCAGGAAGAACGCCATCAGTCCCTCGATCGCCAGCGGCGCGCCGAAGATGTCGCCCACGTAATGCGAGTAGTACGCCCAGTTCATGCCGAACTGGAATTCCATGGTCACTCCGGTGGCCACGCCCATCGCGAAATTGATGCCGAACAGCACGCCCCAGAAGCGCACCATCTGCCTCCACACCTCGCGCCCGGTCATCACGTAGACGCTCTCCATGATGGCCAGCATCCACACCAGGCCCAGGGTCAGCGGCACGAACAGGAAGTGGTACATCGCGGTCAGCGCGAACTGCAGGCGCGACAGCGTGACGACATCGGCGTCGATGATCATGGGCGGGCTTCCGCGGCGGCGTGGGACGCGGGGGCGAGCCGCTGCGCGATCGCCTCCGCGCTGGTGTCGGGCTTCGGCTGCGGTGCAAACACCACCCACCAGATCAGCGTCAGCGCCGCGATCTTCAGCGCGATGATCGCGAACAGTTCAAGGCTCAACCGCCGCAATGGCCGCGGCGACGTGCCGAAGGTCTCGGCGGAAGTGCTGGAAACCGGGGAGCTGGACATGCGACGAATCCGGGCCTTGCCTGCCCGTCAGCATACGCCGCGGGGATGTCTCGGCCATGTGGACGAATGTCGCAGCGGCGACTTACAGCATGCCGAACGCATCCCGGGTGAGGTTTTCCGGCGCGTCGTCGGTGCACGCCACGTCGTCCTCGATGCGGATGCCGCCGTACTGGCGGAAGTGGTCGACCTTCGCCCAGTCGATGTCGGCCGCGATCGGTTTGTCGCGCAGTTCGGCCAGCAGCATGTCGATGAAATACAGGCCGGGCTCGATCGTCACCACCATGCCCGGCTCCAGCACGCGGGTCATGCGCAGGTACGGATGGCCGTCCGGACGGGCGATGCTGCCGCCGCGTTCGCCTTGCTGGAAGCCGGCCACGTCGTGCACCTGCAGGCCGATCGGATGGCCCAGGCCGTGCGGAAAGAACGCGCCGGTCACGCCGGACTCGACCGCGCTTTCCGCGCTCATGCGCAGGAAGCCATGCTCGCGCAGCACGCCGGCCAGCACGTGGTGGGCATGGATGTGCAGCTCGGGGTAGCCCTGCCCGGCGCGCACTTTCGCCGCGAAGCCGCGCTGCGCGGCGTCGACGCTGTCGATCAGCGACTGGAATTCGCCCGCCTGCGGCGAGGCGTAGGTGCGGGTGATGTCGCTGGCGTAACCCGCCGCGCTGGCGCCGGCGTCGATCAGGAACGAGCGCGACGCCGCCGGCGGCGTGCGGTCGAAGTGCGTGTAGTGCAGCACCGCGCCGTGTTCGTTCAGGGCCACGATGCTGGCGTAGGGCAACTCGGCATCGATCTGTTTCGCGGCAGCGAGATAGGCCATGTGGATGCCGAACTCGCTTTCGCCGGCGTGGAACGCCGCTTCGGCGGCGTGATGGGCGCGCGTGCCGATGCGGCTGGCTTCGCGCATCAGGGCCAGTTCGTACGGCGTCTTGTAGCTGCGGTGCCAGTGCAGGTAGTCGAGCACGGCCGGCGGGTTGTTCGCCTCCACGCCATCGGTGACGGGGCAGGCGGCGGCGATCACCGCGCGCCTGCCGGCGGGCAGTTGCGCGATCGCTTCGGCGGCGCTGCGCACGATCACGATGTCGAAGTGCTCCACCCAGTAGCCGTGCGGCGCCGCAGGCACCACGTGCCAGTAGTCGCGCGGCTGCACGAAGACCAGCTTCGGCTTGCTGCCCGGCGTGTACGCGACCCAGCTGCCCGGCGCGTCGGTCAGCGGCAGCCAGTGCTTGAAGTGCGGATTGACCACGAACGGGTAGTCCTGGTCGTCGAGGAACTTGCCCGGCGGCGTGCCGGCGGCGACCAGCAGGTGGTCGTAGCCGCCCAGCGCAAGCGCGCGGTCGGCGCGTTCGCGCACGGTGGCGAGGTGCTGCGGATACAGCGGGGCGAACAAGTCGGACATGGAGACTCCTGCGACGACGAATCGTTGCGCGGCCGCCGCGCGGATGCGGCGGGAGCGAGCGTTTCGCGGTGGACCGGGGATGGGCGGGGCAGGCGTCATGATGACGCCGCCGCGCCGCAACTTCCAGTCAGGGTCAGGCCTGCGCCAGCCAGCTCTCGAGGCGTGCGGCGTCGGCGTCGCTGATCGCCACGATGCGATAGCCGGCCCAGATCTGCCCGGAACTGGCGGCCGCTTCGTGCCACTGTTCCTGGATGCCGACCTCGATCGGTTGCGACTGGGTCAGCATCCGGCCCGAGCCGGGCAGGGTCATGCTGACCTGATACAAGGCCTCGCTGCGCGGCGCCTGGGCGCTGATCAGCAGCATGCCGGTGCTGGAAAGATTGCCGAGGTGGCCGATCGGCAGGCCGCTGATCACGTCGGTGACGATCGCATTGACGGAGGCCCGCTTGCGCTCGGCACGGCGCTGGTTGCTGGTGCTCATGGGCGGGCGCTCCCGGACGGCGGGCGTCGTGGCTGCAGGCTGCCGGTGAGGCTGCGCCATGCGCGGTCGAGCAGGCTGTCCGGCTG
This is a stretch of genomic DNA from Rhodanobacter sp. FDAARGOS 1247. It encodes these proteins:
- a CDS encoding PilZ domain-containing protein; protein product: MSTSNQRRAERKRASVNAIVTDVISGLPIGHLGNLSSTGMLLISAQAPRSEALYQVSMTLPGSGRMLTQSQPIEVGIQEQWHEAAASSGQIWAGYRIVAISDADAARLESWLAQA